The nucleotide sequence GAATCATTACAGTCCCAAACTCAAAGTGCGGATGAACTGATGTACAATAAAAAATCAGGCTGGAACCCATTAGGCTCAAATATCTTGAAAAAGTATGGAGCCAATTGGCGCAGTGCTTATGCAGAAATGGTTCATGAACGCATCCAGTCTTGGGGGATGAATACACTCGCCAATTGGACACAGAAAGAAATTAGTGGATTACAGAAAACGGCTTATGTGGTAGCGGTACATTTTCAGCGTAAAGAAATCAAAGAAGGGGAGCATTTAAAATCTTTGCCAGATGCTTATGATCCCCATTTTGAAAAGCATATACGCTCATCATTAGCGCGCTATAAAAAAGAAGCTGAGGATGCTTGGTGTCTAGGTTTTTTTGTTGACAATGAATTAGATTTTGGACATCATGAATACTCTATCGGAAAAACTATTTTTGAGGGCAATCCGAACTCTTTTTCAAGAAAAGTCTTCGTCTCTAAATTACAAGATAAGTACAGTAATATTGATGAATTAAATAAGGCGTGGAAAACAGAGTTTGTTTCCTGGGATAAGCTTCTTGGCAAGCTAGAGATGAAGACTCAGGCTTGCCGCCAAGACATGGAGATGATGTCCGCGGCGTATTTGGAGAAATATTACTCAAGCTGTTCAAGTTCAATGAAAGCATTGGCGCCTAATAAGCTCTATTTAGGAAGTAGAATTTATCAAAAAGAAAATACTTTATCCTTACTCGCAGCGGCTCGTCATTGTGATGTGCTTAGTATTAATAATTATGATTTTAGTCCCTTGAGAGTGGATTGGCCTAAAGCAATTGATACCCCAGTCATTATTGGAGAATATCATTTCGGTACCAGGACGGAATCGGGTGTATGGGGAGGAGGGCTTTGTACTTCAGTAGATTTATCGCATGCAGCTGAGCAATTCCGTTACTACAGTGAACAAGCGATGCAGGACCCTCGTTTTGTAGGCGCGCATTATTTTCAATGGAGTGATCAAGTGGTCACTGGGCGAAAAGATGGTGAGAATTATCGCATTGGCTTTGTGTCGATTACGGATGAACCCTATGCTGAAATGGTCGAAGCCTCTCGACGAGCAGGAAAGAATATGTACTCAAATCGTCTCGCTAAGTAAGGCTTAAAATCTTAATTATGACAATAAGCTTCGCTATTCTTATAGATTTTGATCTTCACGAAGAAATGATTATGAATTACTATTAATAAACAATTACAGAAGCTAGGATTTTGGTGTATTTTACAAATGTGTGAAATAGAGCTGTAATAACTGATTGATAGAATTTCTAAATTGTAGAGGCTTTAGGATGGAAGATAACCTGACGAGAATGACCCTAATTCAAAAGTTGCAGGATGACTGTGATGATAATTCATGGGACGAATTTATTAAACTCTACAAAGGATACGTCTTTGTCATTATAAAAAAAATGAATTTTAATGATGAAGACTGCCACGATATAATGCAGACTTCTTTTTTGAAAGTTTGGAAAAGCGTACAGAATTTTGAGCATGGGGGCTACAATGGACAATTCCGTCGTTGGTTAGCCATGATTGCTCGTAATACCGCACTCAATCACTTAGATAAAGTGAAGCGTGAAGCCAATAAACAAAATTTATATACACTAGAGAAGCAACACACTTACCTCGTCGCTTTTACCGAGCCAGAAATAGATAAAATGGCCGATAAAGAATGGGGCGTTTACATTTCCAATATTGCTTGGTCCAATGTTCAGCCAGAGCTCAATCAAAAGCTCCAAGATGTTTTTCAAATGTCATTAGATGGTCGACCACGTACTGAAATTGCCGAAGTGCTAGATCTACCACCAAATACGGTGTCAGTTTATAAAAGACGAGTGACGGCCATT is from Lentisphaera profundi and encodes:
- a CDS encoding RNA polymerase sigma factor — protein: MEDNLTRMTLIQKLQDDCDDNSWDEFIKLYKGYVFVIIKKMNFNDEDCHDIMQTSFLKVWKSVQNFEHGGYNGQFRRWLAMIARNTALNHLDKVKREANKQNLYTLEKQHTYLVAFTEPEIDKMADKEWGVYISNIAWSNVQPELNQKLQDVFQMSLDGRPRTEIAEVLDLPPNTVSVYKRRVTAILQKEIKRLEKTFG